One Methanomicrobia archaeon DNA segment encodes these proteins:
- a CDS encoding type II toxin-antitoxin system HicB family antitoxin, which produces MVTFTAILHEEEDMYVAECPEVGTVSQGGTIEEAIDNLREATELYLEEFPLKEGRKSLMTTFEVAVRAKT; this is translated from the coding sequence ATGGTTACCTTTACGGCAATTCTGCATGAGGAGGAGGATATGTACGTGGCCGAATGTCCAGAGGTCGGAACGGTGAGTCAGGGAGGGACCATAGAAGAGGCTATTGATAATCTCAGAGAAGCTACGGAACTTTATTTGGAAGAGTTCCCCTTAAAGGAAGGCCGGAAATCACTGATGACCACTTTTGAGGTGGCTGTTCGTGCCAAGACTTAA